TTACACCACCTATAAGTTAAACGGACCGACCCATGGACCATGGTACGACGGTAAACGCTTTTTGGGCAGGACGGTGTATAACATTCACATCACATGTACAGCACTAGAGAACGGCCCAGCAAAAAGCAAAGAGCGATCAGCACAAGGGGCTGCAACATCTACCTGCCCTTCTCTCGAAGAGTTGATAGGGCGACGATGGTATCAGCTGCCCGAGCGACATTGCTGCTGCTAGCATCGTCTGGCCCAGACGATTGACTGTGCACTCCACTCTGTAAATGCTGGCCTTTTGACTCCTTAGGTACTGCAGTCACCAAGGAAGCATGAGAGTTAGCAAAAAAACAAGTGATGTTACCAACAATGTTGTTCCATGGCAAGAGTTTCCAAGCACCGTACTGGGTGTGGGAGCATTATACCCCTTGGTGACTGCATTAGGTGCTTGAGAGTGCTGGCTTTCTGAGACCATGCCTGCTATTGGAGATGCATCGTCCTTAGGCTCCTTACTTGATGCTGGAGGGTCATGGACATTCGGTGCAATACTCAGAGATAGAGAACCACGGGCCTCAGTGGCCAAAGCTTTAGGATTTCCATGCCCTGCACGTTAATGAAAGCATTGATTATCTACATTTTGTACACAAGAATAACCCTTGAAGTGCTACAGATGATCTGCAGTTGGAAGAGGGTAAACCTGGTGCATGTACTGGACGTGCGGCACCTGATGTCCCATCATGGCCTTTACCTGAATTAAGAACTGGGCTTTGTTGTGATGAAATACTCAATGAAAGAAACTCCTTGTCTTTAGGTGTCACTCTTGGTGCAGAATTGAGACCTTCTGCACCTGCACATTTGGAATTTCCCAATGCCAAACTAGGAACAAAAGATTCACCGCCCTTTGGCCTGATACCGGGAGGTGTCACTCTTGGTGCAGAATTGAGACCTTCTGCACCTGCACATTTGGAATTCCCCAGTGCCAAACTAGGAGCAATAGATTCACCGCCCTTTGGCCTGATACCCGGAGGAGTCACTCTTGGTGCAGAATTGATACCTTCTGCACCTGCACATTTGGAATTTCCCAATGCCAAACTAGGAGCAATAGATTCACCGCCCTTTGGCCTGATACCCAGTGGAGTCACTCTTGGTGCAGAATTGATACCTTCTGCTCCTGCACATTTGGAATTTCCCAATGCCAAACCATGAACAAGAGATTCACCGCCCTTTGGCCTAATACCCGGAGGTGTCGCTCTTGGTGCAGAATTGAGACCTTCTACACCTGCATATTTGGAATTTCCTAATGCCAAACTAGGAACAAGAGATTCACCACCCTTTGGCCTGATACCCGGAGCAAAAATCCCACAACTTTTAGAGGCATTATTTGGTTCTGTAGAAGCACGACCTGAAGGTCCTGTGCTTGGTCTAACAGAATTGCAAACTTGCGCTGCGAGAGATGCTGATTTTCCAGATGGCATCCTTAAAAGGCCATTATGAGCTACAGGTGCCACTCTTGATACCAATGGATCTTGCCTTTTGGCACAATCAGTAGCAATGTTTCCTGATAAAACGGTTTGTATAGGAGAATCCCTCACTTTGGGTTCCACACTTGGAGAAGCCCCATGTACGGGGCCGACAGAAGTAGAAGTTTCCGGCACACCTTTTGGTGCCAGAGAATCATAGCCCTTGGAAATCATGCCTGTTGCAGGAGTATCACATCCTTTGGTGCAAAGACTGGTGCTGTTTTCAGCTACTGCATTTGGGGCATGAGAATCACCATGCGCAACACTAACAATTAATGAACAATTCCCAGTTTGATCCAAAGACCTGTCTTCTGCAGCTGTCCTCGCAGGATCAGAAGATGCTATTTTGCCAGCAGATTTATACCATAATGATGGCTGCAACAGAAGCCAAGGACACAATGGCATCAGAAGAAAGGTGCAgttaatcacaccagtacagatgcagcaacagctaTGTGAAATATGAGTACAGATAAACTGGTACAGTAAAAATAAGAGGATGCCTGAAACAAGTGAGGAAAATTTCCAAATAATTtatccaaacatgaattcaAAAGGCCTGTGCCTGTTTTAGGCATGTTTGGCTGCTTTGAGAGTtccctatatttttttcaaggCCTTGCTAGTTTCCTAGCCCCTACCAATTTTCTTATTACTCGTTTAAAAAATTTAGCAGATATTTCTTTATTTGACAAATATGTGTGATTTGATAAACAATGTGATAATAAACCATCTTATAAAAATTGCAACACCTGAACAAAAACTTCCTAAAATTGTGCCTGTTGTCGTATGCAAACTTGTCCATAATGTATTAAAAGTATATGAGCATTAAAAGTATCCTTAGTATGGATGTGAACTGAGAAAACAAGCATATGTCACCAGAAATTGTTTCGAAGGATAACAGCAGGGGACAGCCGACTTACACAGTAATGAAGCCTCTTCAAGGTTTCCAAAAGCAACTTCTCTCCAACTAATATTATCATTTGCTTTACCATCTCCTCACGAGTTATTTTGTTTTCCTGTCAAATAAACAATTAAAACATTTTAGTACCCATCACACCAACCAACCACACAGCCAATGCTAATAAATAAACACAGTGTAACTTGTTGGTTAGTTAGTACCTTCAGCTCTTCATAATGATGGAAGAGCAATTCCCTTGCTACCGATGATATATTTTCTTGAATCATGGCAAAAAGAACTCTGAAGGATATCCAAGGGGAAGTTGGTCCCTCAGCATTTCCACTCATTATCTGCATAAAAATGTACAACAAAGCCAAGATCATTTGTCATTTAAAGAAGGGAGGAACAATCTGTAGTGAAATTGGATTGCTCTCAGATCAGACTTCTATTCTACCACTGTTAGCAGTACATGCACATCTAGCTGGAAAACCAGAGTGTCAATGGAAAAGAAGAAACGAAGAAAACTAGGTTGCCTCACAGGTACAAGAGTAGAAATATCCACCGCAACTTCCTTTGGTGATGGGTGAAACCATAAACCCTTCAAACCAAGTAAATAATCTGAAAACAAGTGAACcaaaaaatatatcactccacctATATCAACAAAACATGATAAAAACCTTTAACTATTATTTATCATCTTACTTCGAACTTTCGAGGAAAGCCTGAAACTAACAAGATATTCTAAACGAATATGGGTGCTAAGATGAGATGGCCACATGACGTAGCACTTTGGATTTGAGCAATCATCAACACCAGAATCATATATGTCACTGCTTGGAAAAGAATCTTGTGATCCAGGCATGACAGCCTCCATGTTCCCCAAAATCAACCGGCAGAGCAACATATATTGCACTCCTTTTTCGTCAACATCACAAAGACCAACACTGTCAAGCAAGATATAATGTAAATACATAAACAATTAAAATGGAATGgtcaatacatttttttaagtttataaaaagTACCTGGAAAATGCTCGGTCTTCTGGTGAAAGATAAACACCAGCACTCAAGCCTGCCTTCTCAGCAGGTTTTCCATTGTTACCAAAACCATTAATTAGGATCCTAACTATGTCATTCTTCCTAGATCCCAGCCATCCATACCTTACATTTGCATCACCACGTTCTTCCTTGGTGGACATCATTTGTTTTTCAAAAGCTTGAAGTCTACACTGTGCAGTGATATCATTCGGAGAGTAGCGGTGGATGTGCAGTATATTATTTGGCGTTGCAAATGGACCCATGCCAGAGAGGAAAAGGTCCTGCGCAAAAAGAAAGCCTTCACTGCCTCGTTCCACAGATGCGATCTTTTTGCGTAATATGTCTGCAGTGGCAGGCTTCTGTGGAACTGGAGGACTAGATTCAAGGACAACTTGCTTCACCACTTCTGGTGGAGAATTTGCAACCTTATCCAACATTATTCCCTGTGTGGCGCCCTCAAAATCACCGCCTACTTTAGCCACTTCATCAGCTTCCTCATCAAAGAATAGAGAAGGATAAAAGCACTTCCCAGTGTCATCAAACCATGCCACAGACCGCTGCTTTCTAGATTTTAGGTTGACCAGGGTCATCGACAAGAAATCAACAAGAACAGGCTCATCGTCCATCACAGCAACAACACTAGATTTATTGCTTCTAAATTCTTCAATGAGAGACTTCATTATCTGCTCAGGAAAATTGTGCCAAGAACCCTGTTTGTAAAACATAACACGGCTGGGCACTCCACTTTTTAGGTAATTGACACAATCACTGGCAAGGTTAGGTCGAGTGCAACAGCATTTGCAGCGCTTGGCAGATGAATCAGATGATGGTCCCTTCTCAGTTTTGATGCGACGAGACTTGCACTCTTTTGACAGGCAGTCATCAACAAGCTTGCGCTTCAAGCACAAGGAATTGGATTCTTGTGGTGATGCCATGGGATAGCTCAGTTCCTAGCAGAACAAATGGAGAAAGATAAAAGAATAAACTAAGCCTAATATGGTATACAACTTAACAGATCTCCCTACATTTTGACTTCAGTGGCGGAGCATGCCCTGTATAAGATAACAAACAGATGTCTCGAATACACAGCTATATCCAATCTGTTCGGCTACTATATCTGTGATAATTAAAAgctttctaaaatagtaaaataCATGAGAGCCCAATTCGCGTTGCAACTTGCGAGCCAAGAAATCTCTTAGGAACCAACAAAAGAAAATTCTTGACTACATCCTCCACTAGATTAAT
This window of the Oryza sativa Japonica Group chromosome 4, ASM3414082v1 genome carries:
- the LOC4337365 gene encoding uncharacterized protein isoform X2, with amino-acid sequence MASPQESNSLCLKRKLVDDCLSKECKSRRIKTEKGPSSDSSAKRCKCCCTRPNLASDCVNYLKSGVPSRVMFYKQGSWHNFPEQIMKSLIEEFRSNKSSVVAVMDDEPVLVDFLSMTLVNLKSRKQRSVAWFDDTGKCFYPSLFFDEEADEVAKVGGDFEGATQGIMLDKVANSPPEVVKQVVLESSPPVPQKPATADILRKKIASVERGSEGFLFAQDLFLSGMGPFATPNNILHIHRYSPNDITAQCRLQAFEKQMMSTKEERGDANVRYGWLGSRKNDIVRILINGFGNNGKPAEKAGLSAGVYLSPEDRAFSSVGLCDVDEKGVQYMLLCRLILGNMEAVMPGSQDSFPSSDIYDSGVDDCSNPKCYVMWPSHLSTHIRLEYLVSFRLSSKVRNYLLGLKGLWFHPSPKEVAVDISTLVPVRQPSFLRFFFSIDTLVFQLDVHVLLTVIMSGNAEGPTSPWISFRVLFAMIQENISSVARELLFHHYEELKENKITREEMVKQMIILVGEKLLLETLKRLHYCPSLWYKSAGKIASSDPARTAAEDRSLDQTGNCSLIVSVAHGDSHAPNAVAENSTSLCTKGCDTPATGMISKGYDSLAPKGVPETSTSVGPVHGASPSVEPKVRDSPIQTVLSGNIATDCAKRQDPLVSRVAPVAHNGLLRMPSGKSASLAAQVCNSVRPSTGPSGRASTEPNNASKSCGIFAPGIRPKGGESLVPSLALGNSKYAGVEGLNSAPRATPPGIRPKGGESLVHGLALGNSKCAGAEGINSAPRVTPLGIRPKGGESIAPSLALGNSKCAGAEGINSAPRVTPPGIRPKGGESIAPSLALGNSKCAGAEGLNSAPRVTPPGIRPKGGESFVPSLALGNSKCAGAEGLNSAPRVTPKDKEFLSLSISSQQSPVLNSGHGNPKALATEARGSLSLSIAPNVHDPPASSKEPKDDASPIAGMVSESQHSQAPNAVTKGYNAPTPIPKESKGQHLQSGVHSQSSGPDDASSSNVARAADTIVALSTLREKGR
- the LOC4337365 gene encoding uncharacterized protein isoform X3, with product MASPQESNSLCLKRKLVDDCLSKECKSRRIKTEKGPSSDSSAKRCKCCCTRPNLASDCVNYLKSGVPSRVMFYKQGSWHNFPEQIMKSLIEEFRSNKSSVVAVMDDEPVLVDFLSMTLVNLKSRKQRSVAWFDDTGKCFYPSLFFDEEADEVAKVGGDFEGATQGIMLDKVANSPPEVVKQVVLESSPPVPQKPATADILRKKIASVERGSEGFLFAQDLFLSGMGPFATPNNILHIHRYSPNDITAQCRLQAFEKQMMSTKEERGDANVRYGWLGSRKNDIVRILINGFGNNGKPAEKAGLSAGVYLSPEDRAFSSVGLCDVDEKGVQYMLLCRLILGNMEAVMPGSQDSFPSSDIYDSGVDDCSNPKCYVMWPSHLSTHIRLEYLVSFRLSSKVRNYLLGLKGLWFHPSPKEVAVDISTLVPIMSGNAEGPTSPWISFRVLFAMIQENISSVARELLFHHYEELKENKITREEMVKQMIILVGEKLLLETLKRLHYCPSLWYKSAGKIASSDPARTAAEDRSLDQTGNCSLIVSVAHGDSHAPNAVAENSTSLCTKGCDTPATGMISKGYDSLAPKGVPETSTSVGPVHGASPSVEPKVRDSPIQTVLSGNIATDCAKRQDPLVSRVAPVAHNGLLRMPSGKSASLAAQVCNSVRPSTGPSGRASTEPNNASKSCGIFAPGIRPKGGESLVPSLALGNSKYAGVEGLNSAPRATPPGIRPKGGESLVHGLALGNSKCAGAEGINSAPRVTPLGIRPKGGESIAPSLALGNSKCAGAEGINSAPRVTPPGIRPKGGESIAPSLALGNSKCAGAEGLNSAPRVTPPGIRPKGGESFVPSLALGNSKCAGAEGLNSAPRVTPKDKEFLSLSISSQQSPVLNSGKGHDGTSGAARPVHAPGHGNPKALATEARGSLSLSIAPNVHDPPASSKEPKDDASPIAGMVSESQHSQAPNAVTKGYNAPTPIPKESKGQHLQSGVHSQSSGPDDASSSNVARAADTIVALSTLREKGR
- the LOC4337365 gene encoding uncharacterized protein isoform X8, which codes for MASPQESNSLCLKRKLVDDCLSKECKSRRIKTEKGPSSDSSAKRCKCCCTRPNLASDCVNYLKSGVPSRVMFYKQGSWHNFPEQIMKSLIEEFRSNKSSVVAVMDDEPVLVDFLSMTLVNLKSRKQRSVAWFDDTGKCFYPSLFFDEEADEVAKVGGDFEGATQGIMLDKVANSPPEVVKQVVLESSPPVPQKPATADILRKKIASVERGSEGFLFAQDLFLSGMGPFATPNNILHIHRYSPNDITAQCRLQAFEKQMMSTKEERGDANVRYGWLGSRKNDIVRILINGFGNNGKPAEKAGLSAGVYLSPEDRAFSSVGLCDVDEKGVQYMLLCRLILGNMEAVMPGSQDSFPSSDIYDSGVDDCSNPKCYVMWPSHLSTHIRLEYLVSFRLSSKVRNYLLGLKGLWFHPSPKEVAVDISTLVPIMSGNAEGPTSPWISFRVLFAMIQENISSVARELLFHHYEELKENKITREEMVKQMIILVGEKLLLETLKRLHYCPSLWYKSAGKIASSDPARTAAEDRSLDQTGNCSLIVSVAHGDSHAPNAVAENSTSLCTKGCDTPATGMISKGYDSLAPKGVPETSTSVGPVHGASPSVEPKVRDSPIQTVLSGNIATDCAKRQDPLVSRVAPVAHNGLLRMPSGKSASLAAQVCNSVRPSTGPSGRASTEPNNASKSCGIFAPGIRPKGGESLVPSLALGNSKYAGVEGLNSAPRATPPGIRPKGGESLVHGLALGNSKCAGAEGINSAPRVTPLGIRPKGGESIAPSLALGNSKCAGAEGINSAPRVTPPGIRPKGGESIAPSLALGNSKCAGAEGLNSAPRVTPPGIRPKGGESFVPSLALGNSKCAGAEGLNSAPRVTPKDKEFLSLSISSQQSPVLNSGHGNPKALATEARGSLSLSIAPNVHDPPASSKEPKDDASPIAGMVSESQHSQAPNAVTKGT
- the LOC4337365 gene encoding uncharacterized protein isoform X5, with the protein product MASPQESNSLCLKRKLVDDCLSKECKSRRIKTEKGPSSDSSAKRCKCCCTRPNLASDCVNYLKSGVPSRVMFYKQGSWHNFPEQIMKSLIEEFRSNKSSVVAVMDDEPVLVDFLSMTLVNLKSRKQRSVAWFDDTGKCFYPSLFFDEEADEVAKVGGDFEGATQGIMLDKVANSPPEVVKQVVLESSPPVPQKPATADILRKKIASVERGSEGFLFAQDLFLSGMGPFATPNNILHIHRYSPNDITAQCRLQAFEKQMMSTKEERGDANVRYGWLGSRKNDIVRILINGFGNNGKPAEKAGLSAGVYLSPEDRAFSSVGLCDVDEKGVQYMLLCRLILGNMEAVMPGSQDSFPSSDIYDSGVDDCSNPKCYVMWPSHLSTHIRLEYLVSFRLSSKVRNYLLGLKGLWFHPSPKEVAVDISTLVPVRQPSFLRFFFSIDTLVFQLDVHVLLTVIMSGNAEGPTSPWISFRVLFAMIQENISSVARELLFHHYEELKENKITREEMVKQMIILVGEKLLLETLKRLHYCPSLWYKSAGKIASSDPARTAAEDRSLDQTGNCSLIVSVAHGDSHAPNAVAENSTSLCTKGCDTPATGMISKGYDSLAPKGVPETSTSVGPVHGASPSVEPKVRDSPIQTVLSGNIATDCAKRQDPLVSRVAPVAHNGLLRMPSGKSASLAAQVCNSVRPSTGPSGRASTEPNNASKSCGIFAPGIRPKGGESLVPSLALGNSKYAGVEGLNSAPRATPPGIRPKGGESLVHGLALGNSKCAGAEGINSAPRVTPLGIRPKGGESIAPSLALGNSKCAGAEGINSAPRVTPPGIRPKGGESIAPSLALGNSKCAGAEGLNSAPRVTPPGIRPKGGESFVPSLALGNSKCAGAEGLNSAPRVTPKDKEFLSLSISSQQSPVLNSGKGHDGTSGAARPVHAPGHGNPKALATEARGSLSLSIAPNVHDPPASSKEPKDDASPIAGMVSESQHSQAPNAVTKGT
- the LOC4337365 gene encoding uncharacterized protein isoform X7, translated to MASPQESNSLCLKRKLVDDCLSKECKSRRIKTEKGPSSDSSAKRCKCCCTRPNLASDCVNYLKSGVPSRVMFYKQGSWHNFPEQIMKSLIEEFRSNKSSVVAVMDDEPVLVDFLSMTLVNLKSRKQRSVAWFDDTGKCFYPSLFFDEEADEVAKVGGDFEGATQGIMLDKVANSPPEVVKQVVLESSPPVPQKPATADILRKKIASVERGSEGFLFAQDLFLSGMGPFATPNNILHIHRYSPNDITAQCRLQAFEKQMMSTKEERGDANVRYGWLGSRKNDIVRILINGFGNNGKPAEKAGLSAGVYLSPEDRAFSSVGLCDVDEKGVQYMLLCRLILGNMEAVMPGSQDSFPSSDIYDSGVDDCSNPKCYVMWPSHLSTHIRLEYLVSFRLSSKVRNYLLGLKGLWFHPSPKEVAVDISTLVPIMSGNAEGPTSPWISFRVLFAMIQENISSVARELLFHHYEELKENKITREEMVKQMIILVGEKLLLETLKRLHYCPSLWYKSAGKIASSDPARTAAEDRSLDQTGNCSLIVSVAHGDSHAPNAVAENSTSLCTKGCDTPATGMISKGYDSLAPKGVPETSTSVGPVHGASPSVEPKVRDSPIQTVLSGNIATDCAKRQDPLVSRVAPVAHNGLLRMPSGKSASLAAQVCNSVRPSTGPSGRASTEPNNASKSCGIFAPGIRPKGGESLVPSLALGNSKYAGVEGLNSAPRATPPGIRPKGGESLVHGLALGNSKCAGAEGINSAPRVTPLGIRPKGGESIAPSLALGNSKCAGAEGINSAPRVTPPGIRPKGGESIAPSLALGNSKCAGAEGLNSAPRVTPPGIRPKGGESFVPSLALGNSKCAGAEGLNSAPRVTPKDKEFLSLSISSQQSPVLNSGKGHDGTSGAARPVHAPGHGNPKALATEARGSLSLSIAPNVHDPPASSKEPKDDASPIAGMVSESQHSQAPNAVTKGT
- the LOC4337365 gene encoding uncharacterized protein isoform X1, with amino-acid sequence MASPQESNSLCLKRKLVDDCLSKECKSRRIKTEKGPSSDSSAKRCKCCCTRPNLASDCVNYLKSGVPSRVMFYKQGSWHNFPEQIMKSLIEEFRSNKSSVVAVMDDEPVLVDFLSMTLVNLKSRKQRSVAWFDDTGKCFYPSLFFDEEADEVAKVGGDFEGATQGIMLDKVANSPPEVVKQVVLESSPPVPQKPATADILRKKIASVERGSEGFLFAQDLFLSGMGPFATPNNILHIHRYSPNDITAQCRLQAFEKQMMSTKEERGDANVRYGWLGSRKNDIVRILINGFGNNGKPAEKAGLSAGVYLSPEDRAFSSVGLCDVDEKGVQYMLLCRLILGNMEAVMPGSQDSFPSSDIYDSGVDDCSNPKCYVMWPSHLSTHIRLEYLVSFRLSSKVRNYLLGLKGLWFHPSPKEVAVDISTLVPVRQPSFLRFFFSIDTLVFQLDVHVLLTVIMSGNAEGPTSPWISFRVLFAMIQENISSVARELLFHHYEELKENKITREEMVKQMIILVGEKLLLETLKRLHYCPSLWYKSAGKIASSDPARTAAEDRSLDQTGNCSLIVSVAHGDSHAPNAVAENSTSLCTKGCDTPATGMISKGYDSLAPKGVPETSTSVGPVHGASPSVEPKVRDSPIQTVLSGNIATDCAKRQDPLVSRVAPVAHNGLLRMPSGKSASLAAQVCNSVRPSTGPSGRASTEPNNASKSCGIFAPGIRPKGGESLVPSLALGNSKYAGVEGLNSAPRATPPGIRPKGGESLVHGLALGNSKCAGAEGINSAPRVTPLGIRPKGGESIAPSLALGNSKCAGAEGINSAPRVTPPGIRPKGGESIAPSLALGNSKCAGAEGLNSAPRVTPPGIRPKGGESFVPSLALGNSKCAGAEGLNSAPRVTPKDKEFLSLSISSQQSPVLNSGKGHDGTSGAARPVHAPGHGNPKALATEARGSLSLSIAPNVHDPPASSKEPKDDASPIAGMVSESQHSQAPNAVTKGYNAPTPIPKESKGQHLQSGVHSQSSGPDDASSSNVARAADTIVALSTLREKGR
- the LOC4337365 gene encoding uncharacterized protein isoform X6, whose protein sequence is MASPQESNSLCLKRKLVDDCLSKECKSRRIKTEKGPSSDSSAKRCKCCCTRPNLASDCVNYLKSGVPSRVMFYKQGSWHNFPEQIMKSLIEEFRSNKSSVVAVMDDEPVLVDFLSMTLVNLKSRKQRSVAWFDDTGKCFYPSLFFDEEADEVAKVGGDFEGATQGIMLDKVANSPPEVVKQVVLESSPPVPQKPATADILRKKIASVERGSEGFLFAQDLFLSGMGPFATPNNILHIHRYSPNDITAQCRLQAFEKQMMSTKEERGDANVRYGWLGSRKNDIVRILINGFGNNGKPAEKAGLSAGVYLSPEDRAFSSVGLCDVDEKGVQYMLLCRLILGNMEAVMPGSQDSFPSSDIYDSGVDDCSNPKCYVMWPSHLSTHIRLEYLVSFRLSSKVRNYLLGLKGLWFHPSPKEVAVDISTLVPVRQPSFLRFFFSIDTLVFQLDVHVLLTVIMSGNAEGPTSPWISFRVLFAMIQENISSVARELLFHHYEELKENKITREEMVKQMIILVGEKLLLETLKRLHYCPSLWYKSAGKIASSDPARTAAEDRSLDQTGNCSLIVSVAHGDSHAPNAVAENSTSLCTKGCDTPATGMISKGYDSLAPKGVPETSTSVGPVHGASPSVEPKVRDSPIQTVLSGNIATDCAKRQDPLVSRVAPVAHNGLLRMPSGKSASLAAQVCNSVRPSTGPSGRASTEPNNASKSCGIFAPGIRPKGGESLVPSLALGNSKYAGVEGLNSAPRATPPGIRPKGGESLVHGLALGNSKCAGAEGINSAPRVTPLGIRPKGGESIAPSLALGNSKCAGAEGINSAPRVTPPGIRPKGGESIAPSLALGNSKCAGAEGLNSAPRVTPPGIRPKGGESFVPSLALGNSKCAGAEGLNSAPRVTPKDKEFLSLSISSQQSPVLNSGHGNPKALATEARGSLSLSIAPNVHDPPASSKEPKDDASPIAGMVSESQHSQAPNAVTKGT
- the LOC4337365 gene encoding uncharacterized protein isoform X4, whose translation is MASPQESNSLCLKRKLVDDCLSKECKSRRIKTEKGPSSDSSAKRCKCCCTRPNLASDCVNYLKSGVPSRVMFYKQGSWHNFPEQIMKSLIEEFRSNKSSVVAVMDDEPVLVDFLSMTLVNLKSRKQRSVAWFDDTGKCFYPSLFFDEEADEVAKVGGDFEGATQGIMLDKVANSPPEVVKQVVLESSPPVPQKPATADILRKKIASVERGSEGFLFAQDLFLSGMGPFATPNNILHIHRYSPNDITAQCRLQAFEKQMMSTKEERGDANVRYGWLGSRKNDIVRILINGFGNNGKPAEKAGLSAGVYLSPEDRAFSSVGLCDVDEKGVQYMLLCRLILGNMEAVMPGSQDSFPSSDIYDSGVDDCSNPKCYVMWPSHLSTHIRLEYLVSFRLSSKVRNYLLGLKGLWFHPSPKEVAVDISTLVPIMSGNAEGPTSPWISFRVLFAMIQENISSVARELLFHHYEELKENKITREEMVKQMIILVGEKLLLETLKRLHYCPSLWYKSAGKIASSDPARTAAEDRSLDQTGNCSLIVSVAHGDSHAPNAVAENSTSLCTKGCDTPATGMISKGYDSLAPKGVPETSTSVGPVHGASPSVEPKVRDSPIQTVLSGNIATDCAKRQDPLVSRVAPVAHNGLLRMPSGKSASLAAQVCNSVRPSTGPSGRASTEPNNASKSCGIFAPGIRPKGGESLVPSLALGNSKYAGVEGLNSAPRATPPGIRPKGGESLVHGLALGNSKCAGAEGINSAPRVTPLGIRPKGGESIAPSLALGNSKCAGAEGINSAPRVTPPGIRPKGGESIAPSLALGNSKCAGAEGLNSAPRVTPPGIRPKGGESFVPSLALGNSKCAGAEGLNSAPRVTPKDKEFLSLSISSQQSPVLNSGHGNPKALATEARGSLSLSIAPNVHDPPASSKEPKDDASPIAGMVSESQHSQAPNAVTKGYNAPTPIPKESKGQHLQSGVHSQSSGPDDASSSNVARAADTIVALSTLREKGR